In a genomic window of Quercus lobata isolate SW786 chromosome 4, ValleyOak3.0 Primary Assembly, whole genome shotgun sequence:
- the LOC115985160 gene encoding uncharacterized protein LOC115985160 yields the protein MGKTPDGRLSHPYIEGVNAFINSARAVVDLSGNIPHPCIHCVNCYRQSSQIVRIHLLHRGIMQSYINWYNHGEPRVLNENIHDNEMSDGDHMNGIDALIDDRIRGEPRNATEDEEVRHFDKLEEDAKRELYPGYTDYSILKFVIEMLNVKVMTNLSNKGLDMMLELLTKVLPKGNLVPRSTYEAKKILRDLGMSYEHIDACKNDCTLIWKENENLDKCPVCEVPRYKDTRTQGKKIPHKVLRYFPLTPRLRRLYMSGQRTKDIRWYIDKRVDDGIMRHPADCEEWKEFDLQHLDFALEPRNEPYFILSLLIPGPHQPGNDIDIYLKPLVDELKELWEEGVETYDAYSKEHFQMRATLLWTIHDYPGFGNVSRWRTKGYHSCYTCNDQPYS from the exons ATGGGTAAGACACCCGATGGCAGATTAAGTCATCCATATATTGAAGGGGTGAATGCATTTATTAATTCTGCAAGAGCGGTTGTAGACTTGAGTGGTAATATTCCGCACCCGTGTATCCACTGTGTGAATTGCTATCGACAATCTTCTCAAATTGTGCGTATCCATTTGCTTCATCGTGGAATTATGCAATCTTACATTAATTGGTATAATCATGGAGAACCTCGTGTATTGAATGAGAATATTCATGATAATGAAATGTCGGATGGTGATCATATGAATGGTATCGATGCCTTGATAGATGACCGAATTAGAGGGGAACCAAGAAATGCAACCGAAGATGAGGAGGTGCGTCATTTTGacaaacttgaggaagatgcAAAACGTGAGTTGTATCCGGGTTACACTGATTATAGTATCCTGAAGTTTGTTATTGAGATGTTGAATGTAAAGGTAATGACCAACTTGAGTAATAAGGGACTTGATATGATGCTAGAATTGCTGACAAAGGTTTTACCGAAAGGTAACTTGGTTCCAAGGTCAACTTATGAAGCAAAGAAGATATTACGTGACTTGGGCATGTCATACGAGCATATAGATGCATGCAAAAATGATTGTACATTAATttggaaggaaaatgaaaatcttGATAAATGTCCGGTGTGTGAGGTGCCTAGGTACAAAGATACACGTACCCAAGGTAAGAAAATTCCTCATAAAGTATTGCGTTACTTTCCGTTGACACCGAGACTGAGGAGATTGTACATGTCAGGCCAAAGAACTAAAGACATAAGATGGTATATAGACAAACGTGTGGACGATGGGATAATGAGGCATCCGGCTGATTGTGAGGAGTGGAAGGAATTTGATTTGCAACATCTTGATTTTGCCCTCGAACCTCGCAAT GAGCCATATTTTATATTGTCCTTGCTTATTCCCGGTCCCCATCAACCGGGGAATGATATTGATATTTACTTGAAACCATTAGTTGATGAGTTGAAGGAGTTGTGGGAAGAAGGTGTAGAAACTTATGATGCTTATAGTAAAGAGCATTTTCAAATGCGTGCAACTTTGTTATGGACAATACATGACTATCCTGGATTTGGTAACGTATCCAGATGGAGAACAAAAGGTTATCATTCTTGTTACACTTGCAACGATCAACCATATTCATAA